From the genome of Candidatus Poribacteria bacterium, one region includes:
- a CDS encoding phytanoyl-CoA dioxygenase family protein: MHTEQKYRVAPPGFTTEQWKTFNEDGIIFIEDAISDADIQTYIDAIDRVAAANPKYKPGGYLGMQNIVERDSVFTGLIDHERHVGFAYDLFGELLKLHISQCFLRPPGGKQYNQWHPDGARALPYGVFSPKLPLQIKVGYWLTDLPREKMGNLVVLPGSHRQQYMDGYDTHESIPGEMVVCPRKGTMTVMHSSIWHRVEPNESEVVRYNIFVAYCPSWVTPADRFHSTPEWLETLNREQRIIMRSYSNAYHNAKPPASDFPLFLERDTGVEADVDTYNDHVQLHRRKRQTMPERLALLAENNQDQTVR; this comes from the coding sequence ATGCACACCGAACAAAAATATCGTGTTGCACCCCCCGGATTCACAACAGAACAGTGGAAGACGTTCAACGAAGACGGCATTATCTTCATTGAAGATGCGATCTCCGATGCAGATATCCAGACCTATATTGACGCGATAGATCGCGTCGCGGCGGCCAATCCGAAATATAAGCCTGGGGGCTACCTCGGTATGCAGAATATTGTCGAACGCGATTCCGTCTTCACAGGATTAATAGACCATGAACGGCATGTCGGTTTCGCGTATGACCTATTTGGGGAACTCCTTAAACTCCATATAAGCCAGTGTTTCCTGCGCCCACCCGGCGGTAAGCAGTACAATCAATGGCATCCGGACGGTGCACGTGCCCTCCCTTATGGTGTATTTTCGCCCAAACTACCGTTGCAAATCAAAGTCGGATATTGGTTGACCGATCTGCCAAGAGAGAAGATGGGCAATCTCGTCGTGTTGCCGGGAAGCCATCGTCAACAGTATATGGACGGCTATGATACACACGAAAGCATTCCAGGGGAGATGGTCGTCTGTCCGCGTAAAGGGACGATGACAGTAATGCATTCCAGCATCTGGCATCGTGTTGAACCGAACGAGAGTGAGGTTGTGCGCTACAACATTTTTGTCGCCTACTGCCCGTCATGGGTTACACCTGCTGACCGTTTTCATTCCACCCCTGAGTGGTTAGAAACCCTTAACCGCGAGCAACGTATTATCATGCGGAGTTATAGTAACGCGTATCACAACGCCAAACCGCCTGCGTCCGATTTCCCCCTCTTCCTCGAACGCGACACAGGCGTTGAAGCGGATGTGGATACATATAACGACCACGTACAATTGCACCGTCGTAAACGACAGACGATGCCCGAGCGACTTGCCCTTTTAGCGGAAAACAATCAAGACCAAACTGTTCGTTAG
- a CDS encoding ABC transporter permease, with product MKTLFLKDMRYRQARVVLTALGITVLISLILLLGGIMNGMRIQARQYVESTGADVWISAEGSGGAFIGFSMVVEEYMAFLNSGPGLVPDSAAPLVFAQARPTVRGKSTKAIVVGYKLGQLGGPKSTVEGRMFTGSNFEDYRPEDPVPYEVVVDEKMGLEIGEQITLGNEKVRVVGKAKSLMFVLDTPLLFMDVRIAQKLLLGNTPHVNMMIAKANKSEQPVQIAADLDALETIEARTLQQTLRDIIAYYVDEPMKAVQFLRVMLWLAAGILIGMITYVTMLEKTQEIGVLKAIGGSNGYVMGLLLKQVVLISAVGVLLGLMLSYVFAAAAPIFVLINFVESIIVACISFVVCCGSGYLAARKAIAVDPMIAFRGEI from the coding sequence ATGAAGACCTTATTCCTCAAAGACATGCGCTATCGTCAAGCGAGAGTTGTGCTAACAGCACTCGGTATCACTGTGCTGATCTCGCTGATCCTACTGTTAGGCGGCATCATGAACGGTATGCGTATCCAAGCGCGACAATACGTCGAATCCACGGGTGCTGATGTCTGGATCTCTGCCGAAGGCTCCGGCGGCGCATTTATCGGGTTCTCCATGGTCGTTGAGGAATACATGGCATTCCTGAATTCAGGACCAGGTTTAGTCCCAGATTCCGCTGCACCCTTGGTTTTTGCGCAAGCGCGTCCCACCGTCCGCGGAAAATCCACCAAGGCAATCGTCGTCGGCTACAAGTTGGGGCAACTCGGTGGACCCAAGAGCACCGTTGAGGGTAGAATGTTCACGGGGAGTAATTTTGAAGACTATAGACCCGAGGACCCAGTCCCCTACGAGGTGGTCGTTGACGAGAAAATGGGACTGGAAATCGGAGAACAGATCACGCTTGGGAACGAAAAGGTGCGAGTTGTCGGAAAGGCGAAAAGCCTCATGTTTGTTTTGGATACACCGCTCCTCTTTATGGATGTCCGCATTGCCCAGAAACTCCTACTCGGTAACACGCCACATGTGAACATGATGATCGCCAAAGCAAACAAAAGCGAACAACCTGTACAGATCGCCGCCGATTTAGATGCCTTGGAAACCATTGAAGCGCGCACCTTACAACAGACGCTCAGGGACATCATTGCGTACTACGTTGACGAACCGATGAAGGCGGTGCAATTCCTGCGGGTGATGTTGTGGTTAGCGGCAGGTATTCTCATCGGGATGATTACTTATGTGACGATGCTGGAAAAGACACAAGAGATCGGAGTACTGAAGGCAATCGGAGGTTCAAACGGCTATGTGATGGGACTCCTGCTAAAACAGGTTGTTCTGATCTCCGCTGTTGGTGTGTTGCTTGGACTTATGCTGTCCTACGTTTTTGCGGCGGCGGCACCGATCTTTGTTTTGATTAATTTCGTCGAATCGATTATCGTTGCGTGTATCAGTTTTGTTGTTTGTTGCGGTAGCGGTTATCTGGCGGCACGCAAAGCGATCGCGGTAGATCCGATGATTGCATTCCGGGGAGAAATCTAA
- a CDS encoding dockerin type I domain-containing protein — MTKFASILIMLLVGGICNLDVQGAPFTYHWEIDETPEGSESATVVEPIQVTLLDEPIQVVSHSASLALMRKYSVYLGTEWDPGHAYRLLQTFESILPQANDPRYLIHYLSPSIWKLSDRHIHDDIEVEFQGAQKIVTITKTSFEYATPLVAEIEGIRGRYFSKRLHHAVVRFVTDNGANRYTLERILQERYAVSINIPDYSELTRYTTGEHGGRFSTFKNEELLALISMFEEFPQGMHRVSGLEYLVRRLDGTDHPTHPNADAVAWTGAGYIEFMESVFKEKGLDSIHRLILHEKAHFLWEYLFDEQLKQDWIELGGWFENPDDADGWSTTKQVEFVSDYAHGVNPNEDMAESISYYIVNPDKLRSRSPAKYEFIQNRVMHGTRYISKIREDLTFEVYNLWPDYVYPGRIIRMDIQVAGDPEEDKFITVEIEIHGESDLDAASKGFTRVWSQQGTRFDMWLSPIGTNGQHIPAGHILRGQATLSRYAANGYWRPDTIRIYDAQGNERHNGQTDFGWQLYINNPLADTEAPQYIPNSMQLSLSDATTEEGRTYQILTARWKFIEKNGISGVYAELYDANAETYSRRLTDWGEYKQETGDVWEATTKLEVPDYFPNSTYKITRIVMKDLAQNRRRVYFTEGGDDELPASIEIQTANPDTQPPVLDVNRIGIEAEPTQPAAPNGETRVDITFRIKDNISGHRITYMSLRNPQGVMLSFDYYDPDFYKIYFSRDPAVYETYHKTIILPVGSPPGIWGLAGMTIQDKAQNILRVDFTEIVHFEVVDASIYTQSDVNQDGTVNIQDLVLVANAIGHPGAAADGELNTDINADGTVNILDLVQVANHFGEESPAAPSANGPTAEQIQSWLTQVRQADDGSHAFRRAIGMLEALLHSIRPETTVLLPNYPNPFNPETWIPYQLANASDVQITIYDTKGIGIRTLALGHQSAGYYTSRDHAAYWNGRNGLGEKVASGIYFYQLQTDEISPIRKMVILK, encoded by the coding sequence ATGACCAAATTCGCGTCAATTTTAATTATGCTCCTTGTAGGAGGGATTTGTAATCTCGATGTCCAAGGTGCTCCTTTTACCTACCACTGGGAGATAGATGAAACCCCGGAAGGCAGTGAAAGTGCGACAGTTGTTGAGCCTATCCAAGTGACGCTGCTGGATGAACCGATCCAAGTAGTATCACATAGCGCGTCTTTAGCATTAATGCGGAAGTATTCTGTGTATCTGGGTACTGAATGGGATCCGGGGCATGCCTATAGATTGCTCCAAACTTTTGAATCTATTTTGCCACAAGCGAACGACCCACGTTACCTTATTCACTATCTATCACCTTCTATATGGAAATTAAGCGACCGCCATATTCATGATGATATTGAGGTAGAATTTCAAGGTGCCCAAAAGATTGTCACTATCACTAAAACCTCATTTGAGTATGCGACACCACTCGTAGCGGAAATAGAAGGCATACGAGGTAGATATTTCTCCAAACGCCTCCATCACGCTGTGGTTCGATTTGTAACTGATAACGGTGCAAATAGATACACGCTTGAGAGGATATTGCAAGAACGCTACGCTGTCAGCATAAATATCCCAGACTATAGTGAACTCACGCGATACACTACAGGAGAACATGGGGGACGTTTTTCTACATTCAAAAACGAGGAACTCCTCGCGCTGATCTCAATGTTTGAGGAATTTCCACAAGGTATGCACAGAGTGTCAGGTTTAGAATATCTCGTTAGACGCTTAGATGGGACAGACCATCCAACGCATCCCAACGCGGACGCAGTTGCATGGACAGGTGCTGGCTACATTGAATTCATGGAATCTGTTTTTAAGGAAAAAGGATTAGATTCAATCCACCGTTTGATTCTCCATGAAAAGGCACATTTTTTATGGGAATATCTCTTTGATGAGCAGTTGAAACAGGATTGGATTGAACTTGGGGGCTGGTTTGAAAATCCCGACGATGCTGATGGCTGGTCAACGACCAAGCAGGTTGAATTTGTCTCTGATTATGCACACGGTGTAAATCCGAATGAGGATATGGCGGAAAGCATCAGCTACTACATCGTGAATCCCGACAAGTTACGCTCGCGCTCCCCCGCTAAATATGAATTTATCCAGAACAGAGTCATGCACGGTACGCGCTACATCTCAAAGATACGTGAAGATTTAACTTTTGAGGTTTATAACCTTTGGCCCGACTATGTATATCCGGGGCGGATTATACGGATGGACATCCAAGTTGCAGGTGATCCTGAAGAAGATAAATTCATAACAGTAGAAATTGAAATTCATGGAGAGAGTGACCTTGATGCCGCTTCCAAAGGATTTACTCGAGTTTGGAGTCAACAAGGCACCCGATTTGACATGTGGCTTTCCCCCATTGGAACTAATGGTCAACATATTCCTGCAGGGCACATCTTGCGTGGACAGGCAACGCTATCACGTTATGCAGCAAATGGCTATTGGAGACCTGATACAATTCGGATATATGATGCCCAAGGCAATGAGCGACATAATGGACAAACGGATTTTGGATGGCAACTCTATATTAACAATCCGCTTGCAGATACTGAAGCTCCACAATATATTCCGAATTCAATGCAACTCTCTTTATCAGATGCAACTACCGAAGAGGGGCGAACTTACCAAATTTTGACAGCCCGTTGGAAGTTTATTGAAAAAAATGGAATTAGCGGTGTCTATGCTGAGTTGTATGATGCGAATGCTGAAACCTACTCACGCCGTTTAACAGATTGGGGAGAATATAAGCAAGAAACCGGAGACGTGTGGGAAGCAACTACTAAACTTGAGGTGCCTGACTACTTTCCAAACAGCACCTACAAGATTACCCGCATTGTGATGAAAGATCTGGCTCAAAATAGGCGGAGGGTATACTTCACCGAGGGTGGAGACGATGAGTTGCCTGCCTCTATTGAAATTCAGACAGCCAACCCGGATACCCAGCCTCCTGTATTGGATGTAAATCGGATTGGTATTGAGGCAGAACCAACGCAACCGGCAGCCCCAAATGGTGAAACTCGAGTTGACATTACTTTTCGGATTAAGGATAACATCAGCGGACACAGAATTACATATATGAGTTTACGAAATCCCCAAGGTGTTATGCTTAGTTTTGATTATTACGATCCTGATTTCTACAAAATCTACTTCTCACGGGATCCAGCTGTCTATGAAACTTACCATAAGACGATTATCTTGCCAGTTGGAAGCCCACCAGGTATATGGGGGCTTGCTGGAATGACCATACAAGACAAAGCACAAAACATTTTGCGGGTAGATTTTACCGAAATTGTCCACTTTGAAGTGGTCGATGCTTCCATCTATACCCAATCGGATGTCAATCAAGACGGAACGGTTAACATTCAAGACCTTGTTTTAGTTGCAAATGCAATTGGGCATCCGGGCGCTGCAGCGGACGGCGAACTAAACACCGACATCAATGCCGATGGTACCGTCAATATCTTGGATTTAGTGCAAGTCGCCAACCATTTCGGAGAAGAATCGCCAGCAGCACCCAGTGCTAATGGTCCAACCGCCGAACAGATTCAAAGTTGGCTAACACAAGTAAGACAAGCTGACGATGGTAGCCACGCCTTCCGCCGGGCTATCGGTATGTTAGAAGCCCTCTTACATTCAATTCGTCCGGAAACAACTGTGCTGTTGCCGAACTATCCTAACCCGTTTAACCCAGAAACATGGATACCTTACCAACTCGCGAACGCAAGTGATGTTCAGATCACCATCTATGATACGAAAGGTATTGGAATTCGCACGTTAGCACTTGGACATCAATCAGCAGGCTACTACACAAGCAGAGATCATGCGGCGTATTGGAATGGCCGTAACGGTTTAGGAGAAAAAGTAGCAAGCGGAATTTATTTTTATCAATTACAAACAGATGAGATTTCACCCATTCGTAAAATGGTTATCCTGAAGTAA
- a CDS encoding acyl-CoA desaturase: MSTEPGPTSPADEADIIHPRVLPFITVHLVCLAIFWVDVQPIDWIICGALYVIRMFGITAGFHRYFSHRSFKTSRGFQFFLAFLGQSSAQRGVLWWAAKHRYHHKYSDTEHDVHSPVQHGFWYSHVLWIFSKRGRITDYRLIKDFQKYPELVWLDKWDRIPPVLLGVLVWAIAGWSGLVVGFFVSTVLLFHGTFTINSLSHVIGKQPYVTGDDSRNNWLLAIITLGEGWHNNHHHFPSATPQGFRWWQIDVTYYILKILSIFRIVWDLRLPPAHVVAGKRKLSLATIENTAQQLASSFSIEQIGNTVLKAWAHTPKLEELRNRARISQAEVEAFLKEMKILELPSIVDLKHRAQKMFAHIPSLNPIVERANQILIQAVSVWLVQNDVYETAFEVS; this comes from the coding sequence TTGTCAACCGAACCAGGTCCTACAAGTCCAGCCGATGAGGCGGACATTATTCACCCTCGTGTTCTACCGTTTATAACTGTTCACCTCGTATGTCTCGCAATTTTCTGGGTAGATGTTCAACCAATCGACTGGATTATATGTGGCGCATTGTACGTTATCCGCATGTTCGGGATTACGGCGGGGTTTCATCGTTACTTTTCGCACCGTTCGTTCAAAACAAGTCGTGGCTTCCAATTTTTTCTGGCATTTCTGGGGCAGAGTTCAGCACAACGAGGCGTGCTATGGTGGGCAGCGAAACACCGTTATCATCATAAATACTCTGACACAGAACATGATGTCCACTCTCCTGTACAACACGGATTCTGGTATTCTCATGTGCTTTGGATTTTCTCCAAACGCGGGCGGATAACAGATTACAGATTAATTAAGGACTTCCAGAAATATCCAGAACTCGTTTGGCTTGATAAATGGGATAGAATACCGCCAGTCCTATTAGGTGTTCTCGTTTGGGCGATTGCAGGTTGGTCGGGACTCGTCGTAGGGTTCTTCGTGAGTACAGTACTCCTGTTTCACGGTACATTCACGATTAACTCACTTTCCCACGTGATAGGCAAACAACCGTATGTCACCGGCGATGATTCGCGTAACAACTGGCTACTGGCTATCATTACCTTGGGAGAAGGATGGCATAATAATCATCACCACTTTCCAAGTGCCACACCGCAAGGCTTTCGTTGGTGGCAAATTGATGTCACCTACTATATTCTGAAAATTTTGTCCATTTTTAGGATTGTTTGGGACCTTCGATTGCCCCCAGCACATGTAGTGGCGGGTAAACGTAAATTGTCGTTAGCTACCATCGAAAATACAGCGCAACAACTCGCTTCAAGTTTTTCGATTGAACAAATCGGCAACACGGTTTTGAAAGCGTGGGCACATACACCAAAGTTAGAAGAATTGCGTAACCGTGCTCGTATCAGTCAGGCAGAAGTTGAAGCATTTCTTAAAGAAATGAAAATTCTTGAACTGCCATCAATTGTAGATCTGAAACACCGGGCACAAAAAATGTTCGCCCATATTCCATCGTTAAATCCTATTGTTGAACGAGCAAATCAGATCCTCATTCAGGCAGTTTCCGTATGGTTAGTCCAGAACGATGTTTACGAAACAGCATTTGAGGTTTCGTAA
- a CDS encoding ABC transporter ATP-binding protein has translation MAAIVEGTGLTKRFGTGDATVVAIDSVDITIEESELVMIMGNSGCGKTTLISLLGCILTPDAGQIRIDGEPIDPEVQDMSVIRREKIGFVFQLFHLLPYLTAQENVMVAMDLARKNTAEAEHRATELLTQVGLSERLHHRPAQLSGGEKQRVSFARALANRPKIIFADEPTANLDSRQSDNLMKLIQELRQEHQTTIAIVTHHEGLKENADRVIQMKDGRIVAA, from the coding sequence ATGGCAGCGATAGTAGAAGGTACCGGTTTAACCAAACGTTTCGGCACAGGCGATGCAACCGTCGTCGCTATTGATTCCGTTGACATCACGATTGAAGAGAGCGAACTGGTGATGATCATGGGCAACAGTGGCTGCGGGAAGACGACACTCATCAGCCTCCTTGGCTGTATTCTAACGCCGGATGCCGGTCAAATCCGAATTGATGGCGAACCGATCGATCCCGAAGTGCAAGACATGAGTGTGATCCGCCGCGAGAAGATCGGATTTGTCTTCCAGTTGTTCCATCTGCTGCCCTATCTCACGGCACAAGAGAACGTCATGGTCGCCATGGATCTCGCCCGAAAAAATACCGCTGAAGCCGAGCACCGTGCAACCGAGCTGCTCACACAAGTCGGTTTAAGTGAACGGCTGCACCACCGTCCCGCCCAACTCTCAGGCGGCGAAAAACAACGCGTCTCCTTCGCGCGAGCACTCGCCAACCGCCCGAAAATCATCTTCGCCGATGAACCCACTGCCAATTTAGATAGCCGCCAAAGCGATAACCTGATGAAACTGATTCAAGAACTGCGCCAAGAACATCAAACCACTATCGCGATTGTGACGCACCATGAAGGCTTAAAAGAGAACGCTGATCGCGTCATCCAGATGAAAGACGGAAGGATTGTCGCTGCATGA